DNA from Lactobacillus sp. ESL0791:
ACTAAGAGCAAGCATTAAAAATAAAATTAGATGATTTAAAAGGCGAAAATCGCCTTTTTTTCGTATTTAATCATGGGTGATCTTTTTTGTATGCAGCCATGTTAAATAAGAAACTGGTATTGGCCGTAAATGAAGCCAAGCTGGTTAAAAATAATAAGAAAAAATTAAATGCCGAACGCTATTATTGCCCGCGGTGCAAAAAAAGAATTATTTTAGTTATTTCGCAAAGTAAGAATGCTTTCTTTAAGCATTTGTCATCGTCTATTGAAGTAATGGGTGAAAAGGAAGAACATCATTCAGCAAAGCTATTGCTTAAAACTGCCTTAACTGCAGCCGGCTTTTCTGCTCAGACAGAAGTGCCATTAGCCGCGGGACAATTGCGTGCTGATGTGTTGGCTTCACCCAGCTTGGCGTTTGAAGTTCAGTGTGCCCCTTTAAGCGAAAATGAGTTTAACCACCGCCACCAATTGTATAAAAAAGAAAAAATAATTGACGTTTGGGTGGTTGGGCACCGCCATTTTTTACGCAAAAAAATAAAAAAAACACAAATAATTTTCTTTCGCAGAAATCATTTGTGGCATGATTATTATTTAGAAATTGATCCGCAAAATAATTTCTTGCGGCTTAAATATAATATTTTGCTGGCACCAATTACCAATGAGGTCTATTTTCAACAGGAAAAATTTATCCTCGATGAAATCGGTTTACAGCGCTTCTGGCATTTTTGTCCAGTTCTTAAGAACTATGCAGTTAATTCACTGGAACAGAAAAAATACTTACAATTGCAACTTACGCAAAAATCAATAATGGGGTTAAGAATAGCCCAAGAGCTTTATGAG
Protein-coding regions in this window:
- a CDS encoding competence protein CoiA family protein yields the protein MLNKKLVLAVNEAKLVKNNKKKLNAERYYCPRCKKRIILVISQSKNAFFKHLSSSIEVMGEKEEHHSAKLLLKTALTAAGFSAQTEVPLAAGQLRADVLASPSLAFEVQCAPLSENEFNHRHQLYKKEKIIDVWVVGHRHFLRKKIKKTQIIFFRRNHLWHDYYLEIDPQNNFLRLKYNILLAPITNEVYFQQEKFILDEIGLQRFWHFCPVLKNYAVNSLEQKKYLQLQLTQKSIMGLRIAQELYEQHQTLENLPDKVFSTLRPINSQDNVTSYLKSSASREKG